The window TCTGCGGGCAGCACAACCACTCTAAGGGGATTGTCCCGGCCTGACCGGGCGCTTTGTTTCCCCTTGGAACGTGAGGGCCGGATGGTTTGTTCCACCGGATCATAGTGCTGGAGCCGCATACTCAGCACTTCATCGATCCGGAAGCCCTCCAGCGTAATGCGGAATACCGCCTCATCCCGCAGCGTTTCAAAATGGCTGCACAGCGCATCCTTTTCCGCCTCCGAATACCACTTGATATATTCCCGGCGGGACTTTTGCCGCGGCAGGCTGCTGTCAAGAATATACTGGTAGTCGCAGGAATAAATTTGGCCATACAGGAAGGATTTCCGCGCCCTGTATGTATCTGTTTTGGTTTGAAACGTGATGTTGGTTTCGTAATTGTTGGCAAGCCATTTGTACATCTCGGTAATGGCTGTCAGGTACCTGCCGGCTGTGGCGCAGACAACCTCCGTTTCAAGGAATTTCAGCTTGAGTTCCTCAAGACCTCCATAAAGCAGATAGTGAATAAAGCTTTTCACATGCCTGTTGGTGGCGGTATCGTACTCCACGCCGATACTATGGAGATAATTCAGGTACACCACCAGCTTTTTGGCGTACTCTTTTCCGGTATTGGCATTTTGAAGGCTCCTGCTCTCGATCCATTGATTGATCTCAAACAGAGGAATCTGATAGTCGGTAATCATATGCCTGTAAACCATTCCGCCGGACTGTGTTTCAAAGGCAAAGCGCACAAGCTTGAACCTTTTCTTATCATTTTTCATGACATGACCCCTTTCTGACCAGGCGGATTATTTTTTGCCTGCTCAGAAAAAGTATAGCATGCCCTGTGTTTCACAAGAAAAGGATGCTCTTAACCGCCATAGTTGAACATGTCTTGAATACGGTCGCGTAATTCCGGCATAATCATTTCGCCAAAGAGAGCATAAAGCCCGGCGAGGAGCAAAGCGCCGATGACAACAGCAATTAAAATTTTAATTGCCGTATCCACAAAGCCTTCGCCGCGTTTATCCATTAATATCCGCCTTGTTCTTACTGCCATCTCAAAGGATTTGCCCTTGATAGAGTTGATAAAGTTTTTCATGGATGATCTTCCTTTCATATTTGAATTTTGGTTTGGTTTGCATATGATGAGAGGGAGAGGGAGGAAACCTTATTGAGAAAAGTTTTCCTCCCCCCAAACTCCCCCTCCTTCCAAAAGGAAAGGGGACTGTTTAAGCGTAGCACTTTCTATCGTGTTTATACCGTGAAGAAAAAAGCACCGTTTCTCCGAACAGGGCATAGAGCCCGGCGAGGACAAGCGCGCCGATTACAACGGCCATTAGGATTTTTATGGCGGTATCCACAAATCCCTCCCCGCGCTGGGAGCAGAGCAGGGTCTTTGCCGTGAGATACTTCAAAGTCAGATGGTCACGGATATTGACCGCCATGTTGGACAGGTTTCTCTTGATCTTGTTCAGGAATTTCTTCATATTAATTTACCTCCGATATTTTTGTTGTAGTTGTTGTGTGACAAGGATGGCGGGACCTATAGTCCCGTCATCTGCATGCCGGAGCGCTGCTCCGGCGTTTGTTCAAAAGGGGATACTTCCGCCTTCTGCTGGTTCTGTCCCTGGCTCTGCGTCAGAGCCTGATGGTAAGCGTCAATGACGACGTTGTTCAGCTGCTCCCGGAATTCCTTGGTTACCGGGAAGCAGATGTCCTTGTATTCACCGCTTCCGGCCTTGTAGCTGGGCATGGCTACAAACAGCCCCTTAGTGCTGTCCATCACCTTCACGTTGCGGATGGCAAAGCAGTCATTCAGATTGACGGATGCGATAGCACGGATATTGCCCTCCGGCCGGATGGAGCTGATTTTCACATCTACCTTCATGGGCAGGGGCTGTTCCGCGGCGGTCTGTGCATCCTGCTGGGGAGCCTTGGGTGCTGCCTGGGTTTTACTCATGGTCGATTCCTCCTTTTCATTAATAAAGCAGCCTTCCGGCTGCGAGTGACTTGGGTTACATACTCATCTGCGGGCCTTGCTCCAACTCTTGTCCCGATTCCTGAAACGGTATCTCCCGGAAGCCGAAGCGGTCGACATAGTGGAAGGAGTTGCCCGATTCATCATACAGCTCCACGACGTCCGACATAGAGAGGCTGTGCCCTTCGTAGCTGGGCGGGTGGTCCAGGTTGAATTTAGCATAGAGTTCCTCCAGATCGTTGGTTTCCACTTCGCCGTCGTATACCACTTGGTAATTGGAAGGGTCAGGCTCCCCGAAGCGCTCCGTGAGTTCGTCGTATCCGATGAATTTCATCATAATATCGGCATCCGGCTTCAGCTGATGCACCCTGCATTTCTTCAGCACCTGCAGGTTGCCCTCCGGGTCGAGCTTACCCGTCGCCAGACGGTCAAAGGTACCGGGCCTCCACTCAATGTTAAGCCCTTTGGTGTTTGAAAGATAAGATTTCAGCTCATCGTTTTCAAACATCGGGTCCACTATGGCCGTTGCCCGTTTGGTGTCAAGATAGCCCGCCGTATTGCCATAGTAGAGAATGCGGTTGTTTTTGATTTGGATTCCGTTCATATAGCACCTCCTTGCGTCACATTCCTCCCATTGTCTGCTCCATGCCGGATTCCTGGGATGCAGACTCCTGAGAAGTCCATCCGGTCATGGATTTG of the Desulfitibacter alkalitolerans DSM 16504 genome contains:
- a CDS encoding DUF6133 family protein: MAVNIRDHLTLKYLTAKTLLCSQRGEGFVDTAIKILMAVVIGALVLAGLYALFGETVLFSSRYKHDRKCYA
- a CDS encoding SpoVG family protein; this encodes MSKTQAAPKAPQQDAQTAAEQPLPMKVDVKISSIRPEGNIRAIASVNLNDCFAIRNVKVMDSTKGLFVAMPSYKAGSGEYKDICFPVTKEFREQLNNVVIDAYHQALTQSQGQNQQKAEVSPFEQTPEQRSGMQMTGL
- a CDS encoding DUF6133 family protein codes for the protein MKNFINSIKGKSFEMAVRTRRILMDKRGEGFVDTAIKILIAVVIGALLLAGLYALFGEMIMPELRDRIQDMFNYGG
- a CDS encoding YodL domain-containing protein, producing MNGIQIKNNRILYYGNTAGYLDTKRATAIVDPMFENDELKSYLSNTKGLNIEWRPGTFDRLATGKLDPEGNLQVLKKCRVHQLKPDADIMMKFIGYDELTERFGEPDPSNYQVVYDGEVETNDLEELYAKFNLDHPPSYEGHSLSMSDVVELYDESGNSFHYVDRFGFREIPFQESGQELEQGPQMSM